The Clupea harengus unplaced genomic scaffold, Ch_v2.0.2, whole genome shotgun sequence genomic sequence CCTGTTTCCATACTGTTTTATAATTACCCAGCAAACCTTTAACAAAGAAATCCAGCTTTTACATAAACAAgcattttctgttctgttctaacCTCACTTAGATGTATTGTCCTTTCAGACAGGATGTTAGTTCATGTTGATCAGACGGTAACATTTCTGGTTTGCTAAGTAGGCCTAAAACTGATCAACCTCTTCATCCCTTAAGGTGCCAACTGGTAACCAGAAGACTCTCTGGGGGTGACCatttgaggagagaggaaagcacACTGTTCCACTTCCATTTCTGAAGAAGGACATGGAACAGTGGAACACAAGACGTGGAGCTGATTGAAATTAATTTCCGCTAAAATAAATCCTCAATTCGTGGATTACGCTGTTAACAAAGTTCAGCTCGGACAAACGGACTGAAAGGATCTAATGTAACGAGTATGTGTACAGTGTAATTACAATAACTACAGTGTGATGGttctgatttattttctttcatagtttgtgtttaatgtagaaaaataacatttatgTATTTGAATGGTTGGTTTGGTATGGTTTGAAGATTGATTAATCATACTGACTAACATTTTCTTACTCTTCAGGTAATATTGTTTTAAGAACACATAATTTGTGCCCCACCCCCAATTATTTGTCATGCTTATGAGAGCCTTGGTTCATTCCTCATCTTGATGTATTTTGTCTAATAAACTTTCCTCTGGTTAAATCCTTTGTAATTTATCCGTTCTCGACCTTTTAGTACAGGACTGAAATCCCATACATTCTCCTCATAGGCATGACTAACAGCAACCACTCAGCTGACAAAGTTCTGTTAGCAAACACTTTACTTTAAATGTGAAGGTTTTAAAGTATGGTGAAGGACCATATATGAAAAGCTTTGATACGAGTCATGCTACACTAAATAAAGTATCAAACTCGTTTTACTTTTGAAGCCAGACAAATGTATTTCAGTGGTTTTGCAGGTTCTAATCAAATCAGTCAAGTCGGTATGTGCTTAGAAATGATTTTattagttttttatttttattttatgtaattaaaaaacaaatctaGAAACATACACAAAGGTCAAACATGGTTAACACATAACTATACATAGTCACTGTAGTCTGAAAAAGCCATAGAAATATCTAAATAAAGTGCACATTGAGTTTTGTTCAAGCAGCACACAGTGAGACAaccatgctgtgctgtgtaataTTTCAATGCAGTTCATCTTATGATTTCTACTGGTCACACCTGATCTCACCTTACTGCAGGTCCATTTACAGCTTGAAAATGAAACCGGAAATTGGCAGAAACATTAAGGCACAGACCAGGCTTTGCTCAAAGACGCAGTCTTGTCATAACACGATAATCCCAGTGGTCAGTCAGGACCACTACAACCTTCCAAATATGCTGTAGCAGTTCTTTCAGTGTCTTCAGGCCAGAGAGACCTTAGAGTTCAGTCTCTTTGCTGAGTTTTGACTTGTGGAGGAAAGGTTAACTGTGATTTTCTTATGGCAGTGGTTTGAACTCCGTAGCATTGGCCTCAGTCGTTGGACTCACTGCAGGGCAGGGGTCTGAAGGACACCTCCATGTTCTCCTCTAGGATGATGTCATATCGGCACATCAGTGGCCTGTGAACGGAGATATTTTAGAGGCATGTTGACACAACGTGAATTGAGTGTCTGCCTTAAGTACCTTAACCTTAGCTTTATCATGCATGTGGGCAAAAGTTATAATTGTCCCTGTCCTTTACTCAGATACGGAATCACCTAATTAAGTATCAACACACCTTAATACATAATTACGTAATGGAAGTAttaacacacaaaatgcaaagaGAAACATTCAAGTCATGTGAGGTTGGTGttgtttcagagaaagagaagaacaggAACCTCTCTGGCTGGTTCAGTGGCGTTATCCTGATGCGCAGCAGACGCAGCTTGTAGCGGGGTCCGATCACGTTCCCCGTGGAAATCCTCAGAGAGATCTTCTGAATTGGGTACAAGTCCTCATCAAACTGAGCCAGTAGTCGGGTGGATGTGTACTGCTCAAATCTGTACCGGTTGCTGAGGTGGAAGGGAATAAACAGAAGACCTCAGAGACATGGATCCACTGAGGAACTGAGATTTTTGAGGAATTGTGTTTGAGATCCTCAAGTTGGTCTGCCATGTAAACGTGTATAGGACTTACTGGTCCATTCTGGTTTCCATGACGTTTTTCCCACTGTGTAGTCGGAGGATGACGACTCCCCAGCGCAGATACTGGTTCCATGTGACGATGTCCACCCTGTAGCTGGTTTCTGGCACAGTGCAGAAGACTGTAAGATGTCTGTCATGTTTCTCATAAAATGTGGAGTTTCTCAATTAATTAAGGTATGGCAAGGAAGCAAGTCATGTAAGAACTTACTGCTGTATGGAAATTCGTTTGAGGTAGAAAAGAAGGCCCTGGTCTGTCCCAGCTTCACAAGAGTGTCCTTCCAGGGACTCATGTCGTAccctgagaaaaacaaaacatttggttGAAGAAATAATATTCACTTAAGTTTAAGTCTGCTTGCTAATCTGCATTTTTATAACTTTCTCTCACCCAAGACAGGACAAGAGGCGGGCTTAAAGGCCTCACATTGCAGGCACTGTCCATTTAGGAAGTCATTGTAGGAGGAGCAGGGGTAGGCTGTGAGGTTGCAGGTGCGGTTGAGAGCACACAGGTAGAGGAATACAGACCGCTGATGGTCACACACAAAGAAGGCCTTCCCTGCAGGGGAGCAAGTTGGGAGTGAATATGGACATATGTGTCATGTGGGACTTGTTTTGCAGAAATCTGTAATTTAATTAAGGGGAAAATCTTCCTTCATCATTTTGTATTGAAATCTTATATTCTTatgaaaatgttgaaatgttctcagccatatctcctacgtCAAAGTCCCTTGTTGATTACTgcaaaattatatttattttttatataattatataaatcTATAATCTATATCTATAAATGTGATCATTTTGAGGCAACCCAGCTTTgttacctaaatttccctctggataaataaagtatccatctatttatctatctatcttgtgcgtgtgtgagtttctgaCCTGAGAAAATGGTCTTTGGGCATCCTGGTTGGTCTGAGCCTCCATTGGCATAGAAGTCGATATGACCATGTGCCCCTCGGAGACCAAAACCTACAAAAACAGTTATGGAATACAGAAACATAAGGACATAAGATAAGGTTTGCAGTGAACACTATAAACCTCACAATTACTCTTTCACAGCAGTAGAACCTTTTTCCTGAAAACACAATGACAAAGACATAAACTGACATTGTATAATACATTGTCATTCCTACATTTAGATATTTAGCAGACTTTCTTCTTCAAAGCTGCTCAGAGCATAGGAAAGATGTACATTTTATATACCAAGGCATCACATCAATGCTGTGTTAAGCAACAGGAAAACTCTCTGGATAGTGACTCTAACAACCAGCCACAGTCAGAATGGCTCAATGTAATCCGCATAATATCATATACGTGGGCTTAccatccatgtctgtgtgtaggacGTCTACAAACTGAGCATCGCTGGGATCCAGGCGTTCCTCTGGGGACACTCCTGCAAACATGGGCCCTGCCGGGTCCAGACCTATGTGATGGAACAGAGCGTTAGTCTATCTATCTTTACTGCCTCATATAAGGCTAAAATATGTGACTTTGGCTCAACAGAATAATTAATCATTTCTGGTGGGAATATgaaacaataatatatatattcaaaatttgaatacattttaaaaaaaaatgtcaccatGAAACTTCTGTAACATTCTATGTAATGTCATTATAGATCAAGTATCTGTAAACTGCCTGCCCTCCATATATAAGAAATGCCACCAACCAGGACCTCTCTCACCTGTAATTCTGCCGATCTTGCCTCCCAGCATAGCCCCAATGAACCCTGCCACATGGGCCCCGAGGCTGATCCCAATCAGGTGGATGGAGTCCAGCGATGCTCCCTCGTCCTTTAACACAAAGACGGTGTTATGAGCACAATTCCTTATTcaccgtgtgtctgtgtcagtctgtgCATTTGAGCTGTTTAATTTCAAATGAATCATGTATCCCTGCATGAGTATCCCTTACACTAAGCACAGGTCACTTTAGCGGATTTTAAAAGCACGTGCTTGCAGGTTAAGCGCTGTGTCAAAAGGCTACTGCTGCCGATGCCCAGCAGGAAACTTTCAAATACACTCTTTAAGGTTTTTCTGGTTTGTCCTCAGAGATCTCTTACATGTTCTAAAAACCTATTGGTTCTACAACATGGAACCCTTGAACGTGAACTAAATGTAAGCTAACAGGACAAAATGAAGCACTCAACAACCCCAAGAAACATTCGCTGCCGCTAACCTGCATCCTCTGAATGAACCCTGTCAGGTTAGCTGCAGTCCCGCGTGTGTTGGCGATAGCAGTGAAGTAGTTCAGGTTGCAAGCTCCACGGTTCCAGTCCACCACCAGGATATTCATGTCCTCTTGCCTGGCCAGCAGGTGCACGAGGTGATCGATCCAGATGGGCGGGGCGCCTGTGGGCCTGTACCCGTGGATTACGAAGGCTGTTGGCCTGGACAGATTGAAGAGCGGCTGGGAGGTGAATGTGTGGTGGGGAAGCTCCTGGCCGCACTCCAGCTTGGCACGGGTGTAGAGCAGCAGCCTCACGTACAGATTGGTCCCGATGAACGACTCGTGGAAGAACAGGTCAGTGAAGTTGTCACATTCGCTGTCCTGACCTGGAGTTGGGAGACAGGACCTGGTTTGATTAACCCAACATCTGATTAGTTTAGTTTCTCCTGTCACAACCTCGCCTGGAGATGCCGTGTGGTTGgcgtgtgtgttattcaaaGATATAACCATTGACAGGTATAATTACCCAAGCTATTTAGGTTGTAGCAGTAGCTCTAAAGAGCACATATAGAGTAGACTTATGAGTAGGAGGTTAGGCCACTTTTGTTAGACAGTTTCCTTGTGATTGCCTCTCTCCCAATGTTTTTTACCTGTCCACCTAAAGAGACTGAAAGAAGGGGATGTCTGTCAGCTTGGGTTCTTGCGACCCAATTCCCTCATGTCTAGCCTTTCTGATCCTCCTAAGCTGACGGCATCCTTGAGTTCTCacacattatcatcatcatcattacacGACGCCCCACTCGCcccccacattctctctctgccctttttCCCGCTCTCTCCAGCTGAGACCTCATTATCTCTGACCACCTGAACCTTTGACATCCCCATTTACACCAGAGGCCTGGGTGTTGCGCACAAGCTCCCAGGGCTTTAGAGGTGATCTGTGGTCTGTAATTAGCGTGGACGTTCCAGGCACAATTGGATCATGCTTCTATAAAAAAGCAGGACATCCCACTTCTCACTTGGCATATCCTCAGGTTTTCTAGCCACCGGCATTCCCTGCTCGGCCCCTCGTCTGCCCAGAGGTAGCAGGTGGTGATTATGGCTATTGTTTATAAACATGGGGATCAAAGGAGAGTGTACAAGCATTTGTCTTCACCCCCCTGCCCCGGCTCAAGTCATGTGCTGTTCATTCATGAAAGAGGGCAGGTCCACAACAGGTCAGTCTGTCGTGTTGCTGTACTGTCCAGGCGATGAATCATTAATCATTAAGGTGTTTACTGCTGTACTTAGACACTGAACAGACTTTTCACTGATTCATCTGACAGAGATTTCACTGATGTGTCTGAAAGAGGTGCTATTAACCTTTCTGCTGAATATACTTTATGATCAGCGAATTTGTTAGCTTTTTTGGTAAGAAGAGACAAGGCAGACAAGAGATCTCTGATTGGACTAAGCATGTATGTCAGCTCTTGCACAGTGCGACACCTTTTACTCAGTCACTACTACACGTCATAATATCATGCTGTCAACAAGAACCCGGTCCTACCTTTGCAGAGCATCAAGACGCTGACCAAACATAGGACCTGCAAATGTAGCATCCTCATTGTGGTTTGAGCACGAGacttgacagagagagggaggtagagaaggcAGAGGTATCGGAAGGGATGAGGAACAAACAGAGTGCTCACAAAGTCTGGGGAACAACAGAGGAGTGCACAGAgagaagacgagagagaaggaggaggaggaaggaaaaaGGGCGGAGACTAAGAGATCAGTGGACTCTTTCAGACTTCTCTGCCCAGTCAAAGCACTTAGTCCAAGATTCTCCCGCAATGTCTAGAAAACTGGAGAACTGGCTATGTTGATTGGACTGACTGGTCAGAAACAGCACTGAATCTGATCAAAAGAaagatttgtttaaaaaaaaacacacacacacactcacacatatagaatttaaaaaataaatgaagaaagTAAACATTGCAAATAAGTACTTTCAGatgtcaagaaaaaaaaaatattgcatAGGATGTCATTAGAGTTCCCCCAAGACCATAGGGTTGGAATTACAACCACATCTTTTACCACCAATCATCTCCTAAAATACATCCCCCACCCTCCACTCTTGTTCCTGCCATATTCTCTGTGCGCCACCCTCCACTTCTCCGGTAAAAGTGGCAGTCTCTCCTTGACTCTGCCACTCGTACGGTGCGCGTGCATCAGCGGCTATTCCCTCTAACCTTACGCAGGTCACCAACCACAGGGCGTTTCCGCCCACAAACCGCACCAGGCACAGAAAAGAGCCACATCAGCGAGTTTATTAATAGTGCCACAGGCATGAGCGGTGGTTAGCCGAAGTGCGCCCTGCAAGCATTTGCATCTATGTAATTTCCACATGGTGCACAGGATAAAAGGCTCAAGTTCAGCCCTAAGACTGGGACATCTAGTGATCCGTCAGGAGATCAGATCAGAAAGGAATTAAACAGGAGTTGTATGATTATACAAACGTGTTTCACAATCCGTTATGTAATTGTGTCTGGGGTGATGTGAAAAAAGTGTCACAAATAATATATGAGACCATGTAAGATAGTAGAGTACAGTAAATCTGTCGGCCAGATTAAGTGCAGTCTCTCAGTTACATCGTCTTTGACTTTGACCATAGTGAGGTTTgtgagacagatgagagaggtgtgtaagGAATGGGTTTAGGTCAGATAACCCTTCCTAAATCCAGGGAACGGGGGAATTTGCAGTGTTACAGCTGTAGAGGGAATAGTGCAGTAGCAGGAAGCATCAGTAAAAGCAAGCAAGATATAATAATCAAAAGGTAAGTAAACGCATGACAAGTTATAAtgaacataaaaataaataaacaaataaaaacaaaataaaataaataatgaataaaaaaaagacagtgacATTCTACAGTGATATTGCACATGAGTGAATTGCCTGTCTTGCTCTGTGGAGTCTACTGGGAGCGGTGTTGTGAAGCTTGACAGCAGCAGAGCTGTGGtacctctccttcacacaccacGGGTGAAGCAGCCTGTCACTGAAGGAGCGTCAAAGTCAAAGTGGCCTGCATGGGGTGGGACATGTTCTCCCTTCAGAGATGATAGCTTAGCCATCATTCTCCATTCTCCCGCCACCATCTCCACTGACTCCAGGGAGCGTCCCTGGACAGAGCTGGACTTCTTAACCAGCCCGTCTGAGTGGATACGCTGCTCAACTGGTCACAATGCAGACCATGTTGTGCCTGGAAGGTTGAAGGTTAAACAGACCTGGAGCGCTCCAAGCTTCCTGCGCCAGAGCCTATGGTGAACTTAGCCTGTAAATCCACGCAGGTGAGGAGGCCAAACCTAGGCCAGCTCCAGTTTTTCATTTAAGCTTCCATAATAAGCCTTACTGGGCCGATTAGGTAATTCATATCCTTTGGTTTCCAAATATACTGAAAGCCGTGGCTTCCAAAAATATATGACCCACTGATGTGATTTAGAGATTGTATTGTATGCACATCatcacaaaaaataaaatgtgcaACCATAAATGATGCATACAAGCataaatgtgcacacatacaagtgttGAAAATTGTAAAATGACAGTAATGCCATTGCTTAGTAAGTGAATTTAGGGCACGAGGTGGCCTTGCTAATTTGACACGGAGATCAGGGAGATAGATTACGCATCTCACAAACCTGTGACCCTTGATAACCCTAATCAAATGGACAAGATCCGATTAGAAGGGTGACGCCTCTGCCTCTTTATCTTCCCTGTTGGCAGGAAGcaacacatacagtgccctccagaattattggcatccttagtgaatatgagcaaaacaggctatgaaaaaatggTTTTGCTGTTCATCCTCTTGGTCTTCcgctcaaaatat encodes the following:
- the lipib gene encoding lipase member H isoform X1, with amino-acid sequence MVISLNNTHANHTASPGEVVTGETKLIRCWVNQTRSCLPTPGQDSECDNFTDLFFHESFIGTNLYVRLLLYTRAKLECGQELPHHTFTSQPLFNLSRPTAFVIHGYRPTGAPPIWIDHLVHLLARQEDMNILVVDWNRGACNLNYFTAIANTRGTAANLTGFIQRMQDEGASLDSIHLIGISLGAHVAGFIGAMLGGKIGRITGLDPAGPMFAGVSPEERLDPSDAQFVDVLHTDMDGFGLRGAHGHIDFYANGGSDQPGCPKTIFSGKAFFVCDHQRSVFLYLCALNRTCNLTAYPCSSYNDFLNGQCLQCEAFKPASCPVLGYDMSPWKDTLVKLGQTRAFFSTSNEFPYSKTSYRVDIVTWNQYLRWGVVILRLHSGKNVMETRMDHNRYRFEQYTSTRLLAQFDEDLYPIQKISLRISTGNVIGPRYKLRLLRIRITPLNQPERPLMCRYDIILEENMEVSFRPLPCSESND
- the lipib gene encoding lipase member H isoform X2, with translation MRMLHLQVLCLVSVLMLCKGQDSECDNFTDLFFHESFIGTNLYVRLLLYTRAKLECGQELPHHTFTSQPLFNLSRPTAFVIHGYRPTGAPPIWIDHLVHLLARQEDMNILVVDWNRGACNLNYFTAIANTRGTAANLTGFIQRMQDEGASLDSIHLIGISLGAHVAGFIGAMLGGKIGRITGLDPAGPMFAGVSPEERLDPSDAQFVDVLHTDMDGFGLRGAHGHIDFYANGGSDQPGCPKTIFSGKAFFVCDHQRSVFLYLCALNRTCNLTAYPCSSYNDFLNGQCLQCEAFKPASCPVLGYDMSPWKDTLVKLGQTRAFFSTSNEFPYSKTSYRVDIVTWNQYLRWGVVILRLHSGKNVMETRMDHNRYRFEQYTSTRLLAQFDEDLYPIQKISLRISTGNVIGPRYKLRLLRIRITPLNQPERPLMCRYDIILEENMEVSFRPLPCSESND